A single region of the Ictalurus punctatus breed USDA103 chromosome 26, Coco_2.0, whole genome shotgun sequence genome encodes:
- the LOC128629230 gene encoding cytolytic toxin-alpha — MDSRYMEIAALGRPLYPGMLYDCRKDTFIPGVTLWDKKALRDDLDVHQQPKTHLKFAASDTLSDKANLLDISASLKASFLSGLVEVGGSAKYLRDSKSSARQCRVTMHYSQTTKFEQLTMKELGNITYPEVFDQKTATHVVTAVLYGAQAFMVFDHITDENENKQAVEGNLHAVVKKIPTISIEGEASLKMNEEEKQLSENISVTFYGDFELEENPTTYKESLEVYKKLPMLMKQRQNKGVPLNVWLYPLTLLDDKAAKLVREINVMLVDKTEHLLEELGEEERRCNDLIKNQMANDFPDLKDRLLRFQTLQKNYTRSFQKALSRLLPAIRGGTQEDKALGDILKIHYTSPFTASNMNKWLDDVTTEVNILSSYTSRLKDLTVVKSSCSLSSTLLDHDVDVAICLSFTSLKFEDSYLVAIQDFENLERFTTLDQTSKSDFSLQATQPWFTSPDVSASMRQNISLFTSFSKANKNEKRIKFMIASICDPSNPGTSIQLYKKGALTDPRFQPVSKPAPPVVQASDEKVLLKLSKSPTGETVRFRVEYKRIPPTDSEDDIDEWTVTDTSDAQTSFTLTGLKPADQYLVRYRAVSDVGVSEASDSVPFTFSEKPDVGVIEARHSVPLTFSEKPNVGMCEATDSVPFSIDPKLSIKVGQSWNLFTSSLLNELRTKIMTSMGMSRWSLSTIKSEVTNVVNSPSIPHIDKIPGGLTAGMALYFQGVVIGKTFSFNIVNGLRVDDDIAFHFNPRISEMVVQNSRRNGRWENEEHISGCPIPTGSAFDVFIVTKSEGYEVYVNGQRYCLFKHRMDLGNVVSLYIADDVMMNIVGIVGNWNTSTFGKELNSGTSRTKLSDIQSDVPHPVCNPSKPYLGSIPGGLRPGVALFFQGVVTSDSERFEINLQTKEKYIALHFNPRLDSNSVVRNSHRNGSWEREEVTPGGPFVKGGAFDIIMVVKPKGYEVMVNGLEYCTFNHRIPVDKVTTLGVRGDVFMNTVSIIEVKDVNLKVTIPANI; from the exons GTGTTACTTTATGGGATAAGAAAGCATTGCGCGATGACCTTGATGTACATCAGCAGCCTAAAACACATCTGAAGTTTGCTGCCTCAGACACCCTCAGTGATAAGGCCAACCTCCTAGATATAAGTGCTTCCCTTAAAGCCAGTTTCCTCAGTGGTTTGGTGGAAGTTGGCGGATCGGCCAAGTACCTGCGTGATAGCAAATCCTCAGCACGTCAGTGCAGAGTTACTATGCACTACAGCCAGACCACAAAATTTGAACAACTCACTATGAAGGAGCTTGGCAATATCACCTATCCAGAAGTATTTGACCAGAAAACAGCCACCCATGTAGTTACAGCTGTACTGTATGGAGCTCAGGCTTTCATGGTGTTTGATCATATAACTGATGAAAATGAGAACAAACAGGCTGTTGAAGGAAACCTTCATGCAGTGGTCAAGAAGATCCCTACCATTTCCATTGAGGGGGAAGCATCcctaaagatgaatgaagaggaaaaacaactGTCTGAGAATATCAGTGTCACATTTTATGGTGACTTTGAGCTTGAAGAAAACCCCACCACATACAAGGAATCCCTGGAAGTGTACAAGAAGTTGCCCATGCTGATGAAGCAACGACAAAATAAAGGTGTGCCACTGAATGTGTGGCTGTATCCTCTCACACTTTTGGATGATAAGGCTGCAAAGTTGGTGAGAGAAATCAACGTGATGCTGGTGGACAAAACAGAACATTTGCTGGAGGAGCTCggtgaagaggagaggagatgcaATGATTTGATCAAAAACCAAATGGCAAATGATTTCCCTGATCTAAAAGACAGATTGTTAAGGTTTCAGACATTACAAAAGAACTATACAAGATCATTCCAGAAAGCACTCTCCAGACTTTTGCCAGCTATTCGAGGTGGGACACAAGAGGACAAGGCATTGGGGGACATCCTGAAAATCCATTACACATCACCCTTCACTGCTAGCAACATGAACAAATGGTTAGATGATGTTACAACTGAAGTAAATATTCTGAGTTCCTATACCAGTCGGCTGAAGGACCTCACAGTTGTGAAATCATCTTGCTCACTCAGTTCCACCCTCTTGGATCATGATGTTGATGTGGCGATATGTTTGTCTTTTACATCTCTCAAGTTTGAAGACTCCTACCTTGTGGCTATACAAGACTTTGAGAACCTTGAAAGATTTACAACGTTGGATCAAACAAGTAAGAGTGATTTCTCTCTCCAAGCCACACAGCCTTGGTTCACTTCTCCTGACGTTTCTGCGAGCATGAGGCAGAATATTTCTCTCTTTACAAGTTTTTCAAAGGCCAATAAAAATGAGAAGAGAATCAAGTTCATGATTGCCTCCATATGTGACCCCAGCAATCCAGGAACCTCCATCCAACTTTACAAGAAAGGCGCTCTGACAGATCCTAGGTTCCAGCCTGTATCCAAACCGGCTCCACCTGTGGTGCAGGCCAGTGATGAGAAAGTCCTCCTAAAGCTTTCAAAATCCCCAACTGGAGAGACGGTACGGTTCCGAGTTGAATACAAGAGGATACCGCCAACTGATTCAGAAGATGACATTGATGAATGGACAGTCACAGACACTTCAGATGCACAGACCAGCTTCACACTGACTGGACTAAAGCCAGCAGACCAATACCTGGTCCGATACAGAGCAGTTAGTGATGTGGGAGTGAGTGAAGCCAGCGACTCTGTCCCTTTCACCTTTTCTGAGAAGCCTGATGTAGGAGTGATTGAAGCCAGACACTCTGTCCCTTTGACCTTTTCTGAGAAGCCTAATGTAGGAATGTGTGAAGCGACCGACTCTGTCCCCTTCTCCATTGATCCGAAACTCAGTATTAAAGTGGGCCAGTCATGG AACCTCTTCACATCTTCCCTCCTTAATGAACTAAGGACTAAAATAATGACCAGCATGGGCATGTCACGATGGTCTCTCTCTACTATCAAGTCAGAGGTTACAAATGTTGTCAACAGTCCT AGCATTCCCCACATTGACAAAATTCCTGGAGGGCTGACAGCAGGAATGGCTTTGTACTTCCAAGGGGTTGTAATAGGAAAAAC gttttcatttaatattgtaaacgGGCTGAGGGTTGATGACGACATCGCTTTTCACTTCAACCCTCGCATCAGTGAAATGGTGGTCCAAAACAGCCGCAGGAATGGCAGGTGGGAGAATGAAGAACACATTTCAGGGTGCCCCATTCCTACAGGATCAGCCTTTGATGTCTTTATTGTGACCAAATCGGAAGGGTATGAG GTATATGTAAATGGTCAGAGGTATTGCCTGTTCAAACATCGCATGGATTTGGGGAACGTGGTTTCACTTTACATTGCTGACGACGTCATGATGAACATTGTTGGTATTGTTGGA AATTGGAACACATCTACTTTTGGTAAGGAACTAAACTCTGGCACCTCACGCACAAAGCTTTCTGATATCCAGTCTGATGTGCCACATCCAGTCTGCAACCCT AGCAAACCATATTTGGGATCAATCCCTGGAGGCTTGAGACCTGGTGTGGCTTTGTTCTTCCAAGGGGTTGTTACTTCAGATAGTGAACG ctttgaaataaatttGCAGACCAAGGAGAAGTACATTGCTCTCCACTTCAACCCTCGTTTGGACTCTAACTCTGTGGTCCGTAACAGCCACAGGAATGGGAGTTGGGAGAGGGAAGAAGTGACACCAGGAGGCCCTTTTGTCAAAGGAGGAGCCTTTGATATCATCATGGTTGTTAAACCAAAAGGATATGAG GTGATGGTGAATGGCCTGGAATACTGCACGTTCAATCACCGTATACCAGTGGACAAAGTGACTACACTTGGCGTTAGGGGAGACGTCTTCATGAACACCGTCAGCATTATTGAA gTGAAAGATGTTAATCTGAAAGTCACTATTCCTGCCAATATTTGA